A section of the Budorcas taxicolor isolate Tak-1 chromosome 17, Takin1.1, whole genome shotgun sequence genome encodes:
- the LOC128062448 gene encoding 60S ribosomal protein L7-like, with translation MEVAEEKKTKVPAVPETLKKKRRNFAELKIKRLKKKFAQKMLRKARRKLIYKKAKHYHKEYRQMYRTEIRMARMARKAGNFYVPAEPKLAFVIRIRGINGVSPKVRKVLQLLHLRQIFNGTFVKLNKASINMLRIVEPYIAWGYPNLKSVNELIYKRGYGKINKKRIALTDNALIARSLGKYGIICMEDLIHEIYTVGKRFKEANNFLWPFKLSSPRGGMKKKTTHFVEGGDAGNREDQINRLIRRMN, from the coding sequence ATGGAGGttgcagaagagaagaaaacGAAGGTTCCTGCTGTGCCAGAAACCCTTAAGAAAAAGCGGAGGAATTTCGCAGAGCTTAAGATCAAGCGACTGAAAAAGAAGTTTGCCCAAAAGATGCTTCGAAAGGCAAGGAGGAAGCTTATCTATAAAAAAGCTAAGCATTACCACAAGGAATACAGGCAGATGTACAGAACTGAAATTCGAATGGCTAGGATGGCACGAAAAGCTGGCAACTTCTATGTACCCGCGGAACCCAAATTGGCGTTTGTCATCAGGATCAGAGGTATCAACGGTGTGAGCCCAAAGGTTCGAAAGGTGCTGCAGCTCCTTCACCTCCGGCAGATCTTCAACGGCACCTTTGTGAAGCTCAACAAGGCATCAATTAATATGCTGAGAATTGTGGAGCCATACATTGCATGGGGGTACCCAAATCTGAAGTCTGTAAATGAATTGATCTACAAGCGTGGTTATGGCAAAATCAACAAAAAGCGAATTGCCCTGACAGACAATGCATTGATTGCTCGATCTCTTGGGAAATATGGAATCATCTGCATGGAGGATCTGATTCATGAGATCTATACCGTTGGAAAACGtttcaaagaagcaaacaacTTCCTGTGGCCCTTTAAATTGTCTTCTCCACGAGgtggaatgaagaaaaagaccACCCATTTTGTAGAAGGTGGAGATGCTGGCAACAGGGAAGACCAGATCAACAGGCTTATTAGAAGGATGAACTAA